One Rhea pennata isolate bPtePen1 chromosome 3, bPtePen1.pri, whole genome shotgun sequence DNA segment encodes these proteins:
- the DLK2 gene encoding protein delta homolog 2 translates to MLRSFCLQLMSLVWILLAHHQLAQGDDCSERCNLAHGCCDQDGKCRCDPGWEGKYCEECVRMPGCLHGTCHQPWQCICHSGWAGKFCDKDIHICEHQSPCQNGAQCIYDRDGEYSCLCPEGFHGKDCEMKTGPCEKAGSPCKNGGQCQDENGFASNFTCRCLAGFMGAFCENDVDDCLMRPCANGATCHDGINRFSCQCQVGFEGRFCTININDCASQPCKNGAKCYDRINDYDCLCPDRFTGKTCEISVPEPTWAPPYHPANHENGGVMKSTTSEMPGVTQLEPVRTVVTGRRVANHSEKVPGGGLLKISVKEVVTQRDSGLSEAQLVTVLVFGILTAVLVLVTVLLILRNWQRGRRRSNWCQSPSQAARKLQDQECQVGMLNTVLIEPRKTTEL, encoded by the exons GTGATGACTGCAGTGAGCGCTGTAATCTTGCCCATGGCTGCTGTGACCAGGATGGCAAATGCAG ATGCGATCCAGGCTGGGAGGGCAAGTACTGCGAGGAGTGTGTGCGAATGCCAGGGTGTCTCCATGGGACATGCCACCAGCCCTGGCAGTGCATCTGTCACAGCGGCTGGGCTGGCAAGTTTTGTGACAAAG ACATACACATCTGCGAACACCAGTCCCCATGCCAGAATGGGGCTCAGTGCATTTATGACCGAGATGGGGAGTACTCCTGCCTGTGTCCAGAAGGCTTCCATGGAAAGGACTGTGAGATGAAGACAGGGCCATGTGAGAAGGCAGG GTCTCCGTGCAAGAACGGGGGGCAGTGTCAAGACGAGAATGGCTTCGCCAGCAACTTCACCTGCCGGTGCCTCGCTGGCTTCATGGGGGCTTTCTGTGAGAACGATGTGGATGACTGCCTGATGCGTCCCTGTGCCAACGGTGCCACCTGCCATGACGGGATCAACCGCTTTTCTTGCCAGTGCCAGGTGGGCTTTGAGGGGCGTTTCTGCACTATCAACATCAATGACTGTGCCAGCCAGCCGTGTAAAAACGGGGCAAAGTGCTACGATCGCATCAATGACTACGACTGCTTGTGTCCTGACCGTTTTACTGGCAAAACCTGTGAGATCTCCGTCCCTGAGCCCACCTGGGCTCCCCCCTACCACCCTGCGAACCATGAGAATGGTGGGGTCATGAAAAGTACCACCAGTGAGATGCCAGGGGTGACTCAACTGGAGCCTGTCAGGACTGTGGTCACTGGGAGACGTGTGGCCAACCACAGCGAGAAAGTGCCAGGGGGAGGGTTGTTGAAAATCTCTGTGAAAGAGGTGGTGACCCAAAGGGACTCAGGGCTAAGTGAAGCCCAGTTGGTGACAGTGTTGGTGTTTGGGATACTCACTGCCGTGCTGGTCCTCGTCACCGTCCTGTTAATTCTGAGGAACTGGCAGAGGGGGCGTCGGAGGTCGAACTGGTGCCAAAGCCCTTCGCAGGCTGCAAGAAAGCTCCAAGACCAGGAGTGTCAGGTGGGCATGCTAAACACAGTCCTGATCGAGCCCAGAAAAACAACGGAGCTGTGA